A single region of the Polymorphum gilvum SL003B-26A1 genome encodes:
- a CDS encoding lytic murein transglycosylase yields MVARLLLLLFAPLVSLCLFFVPPAAAARCGDGPAGFPVWLEAFKREAPGHGLKGHTVEAALAGVTYDPQVVRLDRSQKSFKLSFEQFYARRVDNAMIARGQRLARDYAGLLGRIEKTYGVPPAVLIAIWGLETGYGANSGKMSVLRSLATLAYDCRRSAFFTNELVAALKIVQRGDMAPAEMRGAWAGEIGQTQFLASSYLNYAVDGDRDGRRDLIRSVPDVLASTANYLKAKGWRAGQPWGPGTANHAVLKEWNRAEVYVKTIAVMAEKIGR; encoded by the coding sequence GTGGTCGCACGCCTGTTGCTGCTGCTTTTCGCCCCGCTTGTGTCCCTGTGCCTATTCTTCGTCCCGCCGGCAGCCGCAGCCCGCTGCGGCGATGGGCCAGCCGGCTTTCCCGTCTGGCTGGAGGCGTTCAAGCGCGAAGCGCCCGGCCACGGCCTGAAGGGCCACACGGTGGAGGCCGCGCTCGCCGGCGTTACCTACGATCCCCAGGTGGTCAGGCTCGACCGGTCGCAGAAGTCGTTCAAGCTCAGCTTCGAGCAGTTCTACGCCCGCCGCGTCGACAACGCGATGATCGCCCGCGGCCAGCGGCTGGCCCGCGACTATGCCGGCCTGCTCGGGCGGATCGAGAAGACCTACGGCGTACCGCCGGCCGTGCTGATCGCGATTTGGGGCCTGGAGACCGGCTACGGCGCCAATTCCGGCAAGATGTCCGTGCTGCGCTCGCTGGCCACGCTCGCTTACGACTGCCGGCGCTCGGCCTTTTTCACCAACGAACTGGTCGCCGCGCTCAAGATCGTCCAGCGCGGCGACATGGCTCCGGCCGAGATGCGTGGCGCCTGGGCCGGCGAGATCGGCCAGACCCAGTTCCTCGCCTCGTCCTACCTGAACTACGCCGTCGACGGCGACCGCGACGGCCGCCGCGACCTGATCCGCTCCGTGCCCGACGTGCTCGCCTCCACCGCCAACTACCTCAAGGCCAAGGGCTGGCGCGCCGGCCAGCCGTGGGGACCGGGCACCGCCAACCACGCCGTGCTTAAGGAATGGAACCGCGCCGAGGTCTACGTGAAGACCATCGCGGTGATGGCCGAGAAGATCGGCCGCTGA
- a CDS encoding potassium channel family protein, which produces MTSRLDSLRATVRELYYGASSRATAWRYMLLVFDLITISYFVVASMLDPERAHHEVDYAIAAVLATDYVARMLAANRASRYVLSFTSFADMVVIFSLLAPAFVDNLGFLRVVRMLRLMRSYHLLKELREGSHWFRRNEDIIQSSINLVVFLFVVTALVYVVEVHQNDEINTYLDALYFTVTTLTTTGFGDITMTDSAGRLLAVGIMIIGVALFLRLIQTIFRPAKVKYACPDCGLNRHDPDAVHCKHCGRVLNIPTTGEWT; this is translated from the coding sequence ATGACAAGCAGGCTCGATTCTCTGCGCGCCACCGTCCGCGAGCTCTACTACGGCGCCTCGTCCAGGGCGACGGCGTGGCGCTACATGCTGCTCGTCTTCGACCTGATCACCATCAGCTATTTCGTCGTAGCATCGATGCTCGATCCCGAACGGGCACATCACGAAGTCGACTACGCCATCGCGGCTGTGCTGGCGACCGACTACGTCGCGCGAATGCTCGCGGCCAACCGGGCGAGCCGCTACGTGCTGAGCTTCACCTCGTTCGCCGACATGGTCGTCATCTTTTCCTTGCTCGCTCCGGCCTTCGTCGACAATCTCGGCTTCCTGCGGGTGGTGCGCATGCTGCGGTTGATGCGGTCCTATCACCTGCTGAAGGAACTGCGCGAAGGCTCGCACTGGTTCAGGCGCAACGAGGACATCATCCAGTCGTCGATCAATCTCGTCGTATTCCTGTTCGTCGTCACGGCCCTCGTCTATGTGGTCGAGGTGCACCAGAACGACGAGATCAACACCTATCTCGACGCGCTCTATTTCACGGTCACCACGCTGACGACGACCGGATTCGGAGACATTACCATGACCGACAGCGCGGGCCGACTGCTCGCGGTCGGAATCATGATCATCGGCGTCGCGCTGTTCCTGCGCCTGATTCAGACCATCTTCCGACCGGCCAAGGTGAAATACGCCTGCCCCGACTGTGGCCTCAACCGCCACGACCCGGACGCGGTCCATTGCAAGCACTGCGGTCGCGTGCTGAACATCCCGACCACGGGCGAATGGACCTAG
- a CDS encoding ferritin-like domain-containing protein — MTIKTLDDLFLHTLKDVYFAENHITKALPKMIRKAGDDKLRKLFEDHLEETKGQIERLEKVFKSLDEKPAGEECPAIEGITEEAEELMGEIKDAETLDAAMIAAAQAVEHYEITRYGTLVTWAKQLGHDEAAKLLGETLDQEYSADKKLSKLAESSLNKKAA; from the coding sequence ATGACTATCAAGACGCTGGACGACCTGTTCCTTCACACCCTCAAGGACGTCTATTTCGCCGAGAACCACATCACCAAGGCCCTGCCGAAGATGATCAGGAAGGCCGGCGACGACAAGCTGCGCAAGCTGTTCGAGGATCACCTCGAGGAGACCAAGGGCCAGATCGAGCGCCTGGAGAAGGTGTTCAAGAGCCTCGACGAGAAGCCTGCCGGCGAAGAATGCCCGGCGATCGAGGGCATCACCGAGGAAGCCGAGGAACTGATGGGCGAGATCAAGGACGCCGAAACCCTCGACGCGGCCATGATCGCCGCCGCCCAGGCGGTCGAGCACTACGAGATCACGCGCTACGGCACGCTGGTGACCTGGGCCAAGCAACTCGGCCACGACGAGGCGGCCAAGCTGCTCGGCGAAACCCTCGACCAGGAATACTCGGCGGACAAGAAGCTGTCCAAGCTGGCCGAAAGCAGCCTGAACAAGAAGGCCGCCTGA
- a CDS encoding alpha/beta hydrolase family protein produces MIFKAILAVGRNAAAVVTVATAGALFAGGGGMQATAEDSQPAQVTSGVSYQFLARWDVDKLNQILTVDTPKFAGITETYTPAANAVRLYRITYSSTIPERGNKPTVATGLLAVPDTDATRFPLISYQHGTVYGKEEVPSFADQSPETQLMLAQFAGQGYLLIGADYFGLGQSAEPEGYMVKASHQQATYDMLTASRAVLAHMNLEDTGLHLAGWSQGGFVTMAMLEKLEQAGVAVKGAATASAPLDVFAALNGFLNFPRKIDADWVNSLFILSSFSFENYYGIPGLARSLIADAYYEVSRKAYAREPLNPADVPTDLKTLLKPEYFDARFFAASAYGRLIAETQAYRWVIRTPVRNYYGETDEAITTGIGRMAMTYQQAIGNGNPLVEAISTGDTSHRGTFARAVPLWKTWFDGSQ; encoded by the coding sequence ATGATTTTCAAAGCAATTTTGGCTGTGGGCCGGAACGCCGCGGCGGTGGTGACCGTAGCGACGGCAGGGGCGCTGTTCGCCGGTGGAGGCGGCATGCAGGCCACGGCGGAGGACAGCCAGCCGGCGCAGGTGACTTCGGGCGTCAGCTACCAGTTTCTCGCCCGTTGGGACGTCGACAAGCTGAACCAGATCCTGACCGTCGACACGCCGAAGTTCGCCGGCATCACCGAGACCTACACGCCGGCGGCGAACGCGGTCCGGCTCTATCGCATTACCTATTCCTCAACGATCCCGGAGCGGGGCAACAAGCCGACGGTGGCAACCGGGCTGCTCGCCGTCCCGGACACGGACGCAACGCGCTTCCCGCTGATATCCTACCAGCACGGCACAGTGTACGGGAAGGAGGAGGTGCCGTCCTTTGCCGACCAGTCGCCGGAAACGCAACTGATGCTCGCCCAGTTCGCCGGTCAGGGCTACCTGCTGATCGGAGCGGACTACTTCGGCCTCGGCCAGTCGGCGGAGCCGGAGGGCTACATGGTCAAGGCGAGCCACCAGCAGGCGACATACGACATGCTGACGGCGAGCCGGGCCGTACTCGCGCACATGAACCTGGAGGACACCGGGCTCCATCTGGCCGGCTGGTCGCAAGGCGGTTTCGTCACCATGGCCATGCTGGAAAAGCTGGAACAGGCCGGCGTCGCCGTGAAGGGGGCAGCCACCGCGAGCGCGCCGCTCGACGTGTTCGCGGCGCTGAACGGCTTCCTCAACTTCCCGCGCAAAATCGACGCCGATTGGGTCAACAGCCTGTTCATCCTGTCGTCGTTCTCTTTCGAGAACTACTACGGCATTCCGGGCCTCGCCCGCTCGCTGATCGCCGACGCGTATTACGAGGTGTCGCGCAAGGCCTATGCCCGTGAGCCGCTGAACCCCGCGGACGTCCCGACCGACCTGAAGACGCTGCTGAAGCCCGAATATTTCGACGCCCGGTTCTTCGCCGCCTCCGCCTACGGCCGGCTGATTGCCGAGACACAGGCGTACCGGTGGGTCATCCGCACGCCGGTGCGCAACTACTACGGCGAAACGGACGAGGCGATCACGACCGGCATCGGCCGCATGGCGATGACCTATCAGCAGGCGATCGGCAACGGCAATCCGCTCGTCGAGGCGATTTCCACTGGCGACACCTCGCACCGCGGCACCTTTGCCCGCGCCGTGCCGCTGTGGAAGACCTGGTTCGACGGCAGCCAATAG
- a CDS encoding CHASE domain-containing protein has product MHRLLPPLVFVFVSAIGLGMTWTVYRSSATDENARFKETANEVVDRITGRIGQHVSMLQATHSLLAAVDGKVDHDHFRTFVAGLDLAGTYSGVQGLGYAELIPTGEEERSERNLKAYYGLDRKVWPETTVEWRTPIVLIEPANPRNEAALGFDMFGEERRRAAMRQAIETGEATASAPVQLVQEITEDKQAGFLVYLPFHADGKPDRTGNGTFRLPDGFVYAPFRAGDFHQAALSKQPVLPVVLETFDVTDGNPVLLFRSGAFDALAAPRGMAVDLTADIMGRTWQFRIHSTLGWSDQSDFMAVYGLGAISLVLAFSLAALAHSQYRGFAAIRALAEANARSLQEKELMLQEMKHRMKNALARVLAIARQTAANSESLDHFTSSFSARVMAMSNAQDMLTRSRWQKADLDSLLRMELVQVLGEDLIDKALYGPPVEVNERATQALGLVFHELATNALKYGGVSDEGGALEVRWAWETAGRDRFLSIVWTETRPQASEQPLPPAEERKGFGTRLIRVNVEGELRGTVEREVSAASTVIRIRLPLRSLA; this is encoded by the coding sequence ATGCACCGCCTCCTCCCGCCGCTCGTGTTCGTCTTCGTCTCCGCGATCGGCCTCGGCATGACGTGGACGGTTTACCGATCCTCAGCCACCGACGAGAACGCGCGGTTCAAGGAAACCGCCAACGAGGTCGTCGACCGGATCACCGGCCGGATCGGCCAGCACGTGTCGATGCTGCAGGCGACCCATTCGCTCCTGGCCGCGGTCGACGGCAAGGTCGACCATGACCATTTCCGGACCTTCGTCGCTGGCCTGGATCTCGCCGGCACCTACAGCGGCGTCCAGGGCCTCGGCTATGCCGAACTGATTCCAACCGGCGAGGAAGAGCGCTCGGAACGGAACTTGAAGGCCTATTACGGTCTCGACCGCAAGGTCTGGCCGGAAACCACGGTCGAGTGGCGCACGCCGATCGTCCTGATCGAGCCGGCCAACCCGCGCAACGAGGCGGCGCTGGGCTTCGACATGTTCGGCGAGGAACGCCGGCGTGCGGCGATGCGCCAGGCGATCGAGACCGGCGAGGCGACGGCCTCCGCACCCGTGCAACTGGTCCAGGAGATCACCGAAGACAAGCAGGCCGGCTTCCTCGTCTACCTGCCGTTCCATGCCGACGGCAAGCCCGACAGGACAGGAAACGGGACCTTCCGGCTGCCCGACGGCTTCGTCTACGCGCCATTCCGGGCCGGCGACTTCCACCAGGCAGCGCTGTCGAAGCAGCCGGTGCTGCCGGTCGTTCTGGAGACCTTCGACGTGACCGATGGCAACCCGGTGCTGCTGTTCCGCTCCGGGGCATTCGACGCCCTCGCCGCGCCGCGCGGCATGGCGGTCGACCTGACTGCGGACATCATGGGCCGAACCTGGCAGTTCCGCATCCACTCTACCCTGGGCTGGAGCGACCAGAGCGACTTCATGGCCGTCTACGGCCTCGGCGCCATTTCCCTCGTGCTCGCCTTTTCGCTCGCCGCGCTGGCCCATTCCCAGTACCGCGGCTTTGCCGCGATCCGGGCCCTGGCCGAGGCCAATGCCCGCAGCCTGCAGGAAAAGGAACTGATGCTTCAGGAGATGAAGCATCGCATGAAGAACGCGCTCGCCCGTGTGCTCGCCATCGCGCGCCAGACCGCGGCGAATTCGGAATCGCTCGATCACTTCACCAGTTCCTTCTCTGCGCGGGTCATGGCCATGTCCAACGCCCAGGACATGCTGACCCGCTCGCGCTGGCAGAAGGCCGATCTCGACAGCCTGCTGCGCATGGAGCTGGTGCAGGTGCTCGGCGAGGATCTGATCGACAAGGCGCTCTACGGTCCGCCGGTGGAGGTTAACGAACGCGCCACCCAGGCGCTCGGCCTGGTCTTCCACGAACTGGCCACCAACGCGCTCAAGTACGGCGGCGTCTCGGACGAGGGCGGTGCGCTCGAGGTGCGCTGGGCCTGGGAGACGGCGGGCCGCGACCGCTTCCTCTCGATCGTCTGGACCGAGACGCGTCCGCAGGCCAGCGAACAACCGCTGCCGCCGGCCGAGGAGCGCAAGGGCTTCGGCACGCGCCTGATCAGGGTCAATGTCGAGGGCGAGTTGCGCGGCACGGTCGAGCGCGAGGTCAGCGCGGCCAGCACGGTGATCCGCATCCGGCTGCCGCTCAGGTCGCTGGCCTAG
- a CDS encoding glutathione S-transferase family protein: MLTLYHHPFSPSSRFVRLILAEYGAGFEMRHVNPWERQRDFLLLNPAGTLPVLVENDGPPICGPGPIMEYLDETRGYAVGDRRLMPDHPERRAEARRLVDWALRKFDDEVVGHFVRERIYKQDMPRSVGGGEPDSAVLRVARANIHHHMRYFGYLAASRKWLAGDRLSFADFALAAELSCADYLGEVPWAEEENVKTWYARVKSRPSFRPLLGEKMLGMPPALCYADLDF, encoded by the coding sequence ATGCTCACGCTCTATCATCATCCATTCTCTCCGTCTTCCCGTTTCGTGCGTCTCATCCTCGCCGAGTATGGCGCCGGCTTCGAAATGAGGCACGTCAACCCCTGGGAGCGGCAGCGCGACTTCCTGCTGCTCAATCCCGCTGGCACCTTGCCCGTTCTGGTGGAAAACGACGGCCCGCCGATCTGCGGACCGGGGCCGATCATGGAATATCTCGACGAGACGCGCGGCTATGCCGTCGGCGACCGTCGGCTGATGCCCGACCACCCCGAACGGCGCGCCGAGGCCCGCCGGCTGGTCGACTGGGCACTGCGCAAGTTCGACGACGAGGTCGTCGGCCATTTCGTCCGCGAGCGCATCTACAAGCAGGACATGCCGCGCTCGGTCGGCGGCGGCGAACCGGATTCGGCGGTGCTGCGCGTCGCGCGCGCCAATATCCACCACCACATGCGCTATTTCGGCTATCTTGCCGCCTCGCGCAAATGGCTCGCCGGCGACCGGCTCAGCTTCGCCGACTTCGCGCTCGCCGCCGAGCTGTCCTGCGCCGACTACCTGGGCGAGGTGCCATGGGCGGAGGAGGAGAACGTCAAGACCTGGTACGCGCGGGTCAAGTCGCGCCCGAGCTTCCGCCCGCTGCTGGGCGAGAAGATGCTCGGCATGCCGCCGGCCCTGTGCTACGCGGATCTCGACTTCTGA
- a CDS encoding undecaprenyl-diphosphate phosphatase — translation MTNDTIVSAFILGIVEGLTEFIPVSSTGHILLLGHFLGFESTGKTFEVLIQLGAILAILTVYFGRLWSIALALPSDARSRRFVAGIVVAFLPAAVIGVFAHGFIKTVLFESPELICSTLLIGGVVLLYIDRLPLKPRYTNAMDYPLGLCLAIGLCQTVAMIPGVSRSGATIAGALLMGTDKRSAAEFSFFLAMPTMAGAFAYDLYKNRDVLSADDAMIISIGFVTSFVAGVFVVKGLLDFVSRHGFAPFAYWRIFVGVAGFVGLYFAG, via the coding sequence ATGACCAACGACACGATCGTCAGCGCCTTCATCCTCGGCATCGTCGAGGGGCTGACGGAGTTCATTCCCGTCTCGTCCACCGGCCATATCCTGTTGTTGGGGCATTTTCTGGGCTTCGAGAGCACGGGCAAGACCTTCGAGGTGCTGATCCAGCTCGGCGCCATCCTGGCCATCCTGACGGTCTATTTCGGCCGGCTGTGGTCGATCGCGCTGGCGCTGCCCTCCGACGCGCGCTCGCGCCGCTTCGTCGCCGGCATCGTCGTCGCCTTCCTGCCGGCGGCCGTCATCGGCGTGTTCGCCCACGGGTTCATCAAGACCGTGCTGTTCGAATCGCCGGAACTGATCTGCTCGACCCTGCTGATCGGCGGCGTGGTGCTGCTCTACATCGACCGCCTGCCGCTGAAGCCGCGCTACACCAACGCCATGGACTATCCGCTCGGTCTGTGCCTGGCCATCGGCCTGTGCCAGACGGTGGCGATGATCCCCGGCGTGTCGCGCTCGGGCGCGACCATCGCCGGCGCGCTGCTGATGGGCACCGACAAGCGCTCGGCGGCGGAATTCTCCTTCTTCCTGGCCATGCCGACCATGGCCGGCGCCTTCGCCTACGACCTCTACAAGAACCGTGACGTGCTGTCGGCCGACGACGCCATGATCATCTCCATCGGCTTCGTCACCTCCTTCGTCGCCGGCGTGTTCGTGGTCAAGGGCCTGCTCGACTTCGTCTCCCGCCACGGCTTCGCCCCCTTCGCCTACTGGCGCATCTTCGTCGGCGTCGCCGGCTTCGTCGGGCTGTATTTCGCGGGCTGA
- the maiA gene encoding maleylacetoacetate isomerase — protein sequence MSDIVLHSYFRSSTSYRARIALALKGLAYRQVTHHLRFGKHREADYLAVNPQGLVPALLWRDGTVITQSLAIIEFLDETVPEPPLLPADPKARARVRMLAQMIACDIHPVNNLRILNALKDRFGADDAAVADWFRTWVAETFAPMERLLADSSETGTFCHGDTVGLADICLVAQVANNARFAVDMAPYPTIRRIHAACMQIPAFVDAAPANQPDAE from the coding sequence ATGTCCGACATCGTCCTGCACAGCTACTTCCGCAGCTCGACCTCCTACCGGGCGCGCATCGCGCTGGCGCTGAAGGGGCTGGCCTACCGTCAGGTGACCCATCACCTACGCTTCGGCAAGCACCGCGAGGCGGACTATCTCGCCGTCAATCCGCAGGGCCTGGTGCCGGCGCTGCTGTGGCGCGACGGTACCGTGATCACCCAGTCGCTGGCGATCATCGAGTTCCTGGACGAGACGGTGCCCGAGCCGCCGCTGCTGCCGGCCGATCCGAAGGCGCGCGCGCGGGTGCGCATGCTGGCGCAGATGATCGCCTGCGACATCCATCCGGTGAACAACCTGAGGATCCTCAACGCGCTCAAGGACCGCTTCGGCGCCGACGACGCCGCGGTCGCCGACTGGTTCCGTACCTGGGTGGCGGAGACCTTCGCGCCGATGGAACGGCTGCTTGCCGACAGTTCCGAGACCGGCACCTTCTGCCATGGCGACACGGTCGGCCTAGCCGACATCTGCCTGGTCGCGCAGGTCGCCAACAACGCGCGCTTTGCCGTCGACATGGCACCCTATCCGACCATCCGGCGCATCCACGCGGCCTGCATGCAGATCCCGGCCTTCGTCGACGCCGCGCCGGCGAATCAGCCCGACGCGGAGTAA